Proteins from a single region of Streptomyces spectabilis:
- a CDS encoding MerR family transcriptional regulator, translating into MPPSSSRPVDNLDDDDYPAYTMGRAAEMLGATPAFLRSLGEHRLITPLRSEGGHRRYSRYQLRIAARARELVDQGTPIESACRIVILEDQLEEAQRINQQLRTQGHEPQPKTSS; encoded by the coding sequence ATGCCCCCTAGCAGTTCCCGACCCGTCGACAACCTCGACGATGACGACTACCCCGCCTACACCATGGGCCGGGCCGCCGAAATGCTCGGCGCCACCCCCGCCTTCCTTCGTTCCCTCGGCGAGCACCGCCTGATCACGCCCCTGCGCTCCGAAGGCGGTCACCGTCGCTACTCCCGCTACCAACTGCGCATCGCCGCCCGCGCCCGCGAACTCGTCGACCAGGGCACCCCCATCGAGTCCGCCTGCCGCATCGTCATCCTCGAAGACCAGCTCGAAGAAGCCCAGCGCATCAACCAGCAACTGCGCACACAAGGCCACGAGCCGCAGCCGAAGACCTCATCCTGA
- a CDS encoding helix-turn-helix transcriptional regulator, with amino-acid sequence MDHQRRRWTFLTDHVRVLRAIARHPAARCRELAASCQIAERAVHRTLADLEEAGYLREARVGQRNRYIVNRFGPFRHPAQPGLNGRALLELAVCRERESERVQLALTGHDAQSCLSNLTRT; translated from the coding sequence ATGGACCACCAGAGGCGACGGTGGACCTTCCTGACCGACCACGTGCGGGTGCTGAGGGCGATCGCCCGTCACCCGGCTGCGCGATGCCGCGAACTCGCGGCTTCCTGTCAGATCGCTGAGCGCGCAGTCCACCGCACCTTGGCGGACCTCGAAGAAGCCGGATACCTGCGCGAGGCACGGGTTGGCCAGCGCAACCGGTACATCGTCAACCGCTTCGGGCCGTTCCGGCATCCAGCGCAGCCCGGCCTGAACGGCCGTGCCCTCCTGGAACTCGCTGTCTGCCGCGAGCGCGAGTCAGAGCGGGTGCAACTAGCCTTGACCGGGCACGATGCGCAGTCGTGCTTGTCGAACTTGACGCGGACGTAG